In Lagopus muta isolate bLagMut1 chromosome 6, bLagMut1 primary, whole genome shotgun sequence, one DNA window encodes the following:
- the NRIP3 gene encoding nuclear receptor-interacting protein 3 isoform X2 — MFYSGVLTEPTRKEVEIREAASLRQQRRMKQAVQFIHKDSADLLPLDGLKKLGTSKDTQPHNILQRRLMETNLSKLRGSRGSWASKSDAPAQSNRLNQAKLGSSRSVEDEELLVVSCQCAGKELKAVVDTGSQHNLMSAACLDRLGLRERLEVLPSEEEEISLPRSERVIGRIDRLVLAVGALRVECAALVVDSEKPFSFGLQTLKSLKCVINLEKHHLVLGKTEREEIPFVDSVGAGAGENTLEA; from the exons ATGTTCTATTCAGGCGTTCTGACGGAGCCGACGAGGAAAGAAGTGGAGATCAGAGAGGCCGCCTCGCTGCGCCAGCAGAGGAGGATGAAGCAGGCAGTGCAGTTCATTCACAAGGACTCTGCAGACCTCCTTCCCCTGGATGGACTGAAGAAACTGGGGACTTCCAAGGACACT CAACCACACAACATCCTGCAGAGACGCCTGATGGAGACAAACCTATCAAAGCTGCGAGGCAGCCGAGGCAGCTGGGCTTCCAAGAGTGatgccccagcacagagcaataGGTTGAACCAAGCCAAACTGGGGAGCTCCAGGAGCGTCGAGGATGAGGAGCTCCTGGTGGTGAGCTGCCAG tgtgctgggaaggagctgaaGGCTGTGGTGGACACTGGCTCACAGCACAATCTGATGTCAGCAGCCTGCCTGGACCGGCTGGG GTTAAGGGAACGCCTGGAAGTGCTGCccagtgaggaggaggagatctCGTTGCCACGCAGCGAGAGGGTGATCGGCCGCATCGACCGcctggtgctggcagtgggAGCGCTCCGCGTGGAGTGCGCAGCACTCGTTGTGG ACAGTGAGAAACCCTTCTCCTTTGGCCTGCAGACACTGAAGTCCCTGAAG TGTGTCATAAACCTGGAGAAGCACCATCTTGTTCTGGGCAAGACGGAGAGGGAGGAAATCCCATTTGTGGACAGTGTTGGTGCTGGGGCAGGAGAGAA CACTTTGGAAGcatag
- the NRIP3 gene encoding nuclear receptor-interacting protein 3 isoform X1: MFYSGVLTEPTRKEVEIREAASLRQQRRMKQAVQFIHKDSADLLPLDGLKKLGTSKDTQPHNILQRRLMETNLSKLRGSRGSWASKSDAPAQSNRLNQAKLGSSRSVEDEELLVVSCQCAGKELKAVVDTGSQHNLMSAACLDRLGLRERLEVLPSEEEEISLPRSERVIGRIDRLVLAVGALRVECAALVVEDSEKPFSFGLQTLKSLKCVINLEKHHLVLGKTEREEIPFVDSVGAGAGENTLEA, translated from the exons ATGTTCTATTCAGGCGTTCTGACGGAGCCGACGAGGAAAGAAGTGGAGATCAGAGAGGCCGCCTCGCTGCGCCAGCAGAGGAGGATGAAGCAGGCAGTGCAGTTCATTCACAAGGACTCTGCAGACCTCCTTCCCCTGGATGGACTGAAGAAACTGGGGACTTCCAAGGACACT CAACCACACAACATCCTGCAGAGACGCCTGATGGAGACAAACCTATCAAAGCTGCGAGGCAGCCGAGGCAGCTGGGCTTCCAAGAGTGatgccccagcacagagcaataGGTTGAACCAAGCCAAACTGGGGAGCTCCAGGAGCGTCGAGGATGAGGAGCTCCTGGTGGTGAGCTGCCAG tgtgctgggaaggagctgaaGGCTGTGGTGGACACTGGCTCACAGCACAATCTGATGTCAGCAGCCTGCCTGGACCGGCTGGG GTTAAGGGAACGCCTGGAAGTGCTGCccagtgaggaggaggagatctCGTTGCCACGCAGCGAGAGGGTGATCGGCCGCATCGACCGcctggtgctggcagtgggAGCGCTCCGCGTGGAGTGCGCAGCACTCGTTGTGG AAGACAGTGAGAAACCCTTCTCCTTTGGCCTGCAGACACTGAAGTCCCTGAAG TGTGTCATAAACCTGGAGAAGCACCATCTTGTTCTGGGCAAGACGGAGAGGGAGGAAATCCCATTTGTGGACAGTGTTGGTGCTGGGGCAGGAGAGAA CACTTTGGAAGcatag